aaacaaacaaacaaacaaaaaacagtatgtCCTGGAAATCATTCCTCATCAGTTCATAGATGTCTTCCTCAATCATTTTACAGTTGCACAGAACTCCATTGTGTGACTGCACCACAGTTTATTCAATCACTGCCTATGTATAGGAAGTGatattgttttcaatattttgcaATTATAAACCGTGCCACAATGAATAACCTTGTGCATTTGTATTTTCACAGTGTCTGGGGGAGTATCTTCAGGGTAAATTGCTGGAAGTGGGAGCGTTggtgcaaaagaaaaatatgcatttttgttAGATGTCAAATTCCCCTTCATCGGGGTTATAAAAAcgactttttaaaaagcacaaataagAAAAGCTGATCTTTGCAAAAGAAACCAAACAGTCTTTCTTACTGACATCTAATAGTCTGCGTTGGTTTTAAGACTGAGGCATTTAATTTCACAAAGACCGTTTTTTAGAGAGTGATTTAATTTCACCATTGTCACAGGCTCTGCTGGTGCctacgccacacacacacacacacacacacatgacctCACATCGCCATAGGAGCTGCTTATcccatctgagcctcagttgtAGCCTCTGTGAAATGGGCGGCACCTGTCTGGCTACAAGTGGTTTTAGAGACTAAGCATTTGGTTCTCTGTGAGATTCCAGATTTCCCAGAAAATCTGATGAAAGCTGAGAGCTCGCTCCCTAGGAACATGCTGAGAAAGAGACAAGCAGCCCCTGACATCCCAGAGCTGGCTTGGTACCCACAGCTAGGCCTTAGTGCCCTCCTGTTGAACATGGACAATTTCACAAAACATCAGTATCAGACAAGGCCACTCTGATTGTGATGGATCGAGACAAAAACAAGATCAGTATGTCATCTTGTCTTAGCACAGACACATGAATACATTGTCCAAACCACAAAAATGACCAAGTATTCCCCAACTTGGCTATacaatgcacttttttttttttttttttttttggccaatgaCAACTTTAGCCTCCACTCTAGTTAGTCTGCCCTCCTTCTTGATAAAATTTATTGTGATATCCAATCACAGAATTAGCCCCACTTCCTATCCAGAGCAAAGCCCTGCTTCCTTAAACCATCCCCCAAATCACTGAACACAAGCCCCAATCCTATTATAAGTTCTAACTCCCTTTTACTGAGACACCCCACGGTTCCCCACAGTATACACCCTCCCTTGTTGCAATGAGCAATAAACCCAACTTGTTCAACCACACATGTGTTCCTGGGGGGTTTTGGCTAGAGGACTTTGACAGCACTTACAGAGTTGGCTGTAAGCTCAAGGACTCTTtggaaccccatctctgcatGCCCCTAGTCCACAGACTCCTAATTAAGTGGCCTTGAGTCTAGAGCATCAGTAATACCATTAAACAGATGGAGAAACCGAGGTCTAGAGAGATTGACTTCTTCAAAGTCCCATTGTGAGCCAACAGCTGGGTAGGAACTGGAAACTGTGGCTGCTGGTCCCAAGGTGAGGTATGTCCAGCAGACATAGAACCCGTCCCCAAGCTCCCCTCGGTCACAACAGTGTTCTCCCTGCACAGGCCACAGAACTAACCGGCAAGATACGCACATGCGCATCTCTGAAGGATGGCTTCATTCTCTCCCTGTCCTGCCTTTCTCTCTGTAGAATGGGGCAGTGAGATCCCAGGTTGAGGGATAAAGGAACCCCCACACCGGGGCTACCCTCAAGGACGCTCACACACTGAGGTCTCAGCTTAAAGGAGCCTCATCTTCCCTGCCCAACTGCTGTGTCCCAGGGTGTGCACCCTCACAGACCCTGTCACCAGTAGCACCTCATTCCCACCTCTCAATTTCCCTCTGCATTTGCCCAGGTCAGGCGAGCTACCTAGAacccccctcccttcctttcttgacCTTGAGCTCTCATAATTTTTCTTCGAGATCTAgcgtggggccaggcatggtggctcacacttgtaatcccagcactttgtgatgtggcaggatggcttgaggccaggagttcaggaacaggctgggcaacatggcaagaccccatctctagaaaagaatttttttttttttttttgagacggagtattgcagtctagctctgtcacccaggctggagtgcagtggtgatctcagctcactgcaacctttgcttcccagattcatgcgattctcctgcctccacctcctgagtagctgggattacaaggcgcccaccaccacacctggctaatttttttgtatttttagtagagatggggttttaccatgttggccaggctggtctcaaactcctgacctcaggtgatccacccacctcagcctcccaaagtgctgggattacaggcgtgagccactgtgcccagccagaaaagaattttcttttttttttttgagacagagtcttgctgtgtcgctcaggctggagtgcagtggcgcgatctcagcttactgcaagcttcgccccctgggttcacgccattctcctgcctcagcctcccaagtagctgggactacaggtgcccgccaccacgcccagctaattttttgtatttttagtagagacggggtttcaccatgttagccagtatggtctcgatctcctgacctcatgatccgcccacctcagcccaaagtgctgggattacaggcgtgagccaccgcgcccggcccagaaaagaatttttaaaagtcccagctactcaggaggctgaggcaggaggatcacttgagcccaggagttgtaggctgcagtgagttatgattgagccactgccctccagcctgggcaacacagtgagaccctaacaatcaatcagtcaatcaacaaaataagaatctggccgggcacggtgactcatgcctgtaatcccagcactttgggaggctgaggcgggtggatcacctcaggtcaggagttcgagaccagcctggccaacgtggcaaaacccgtctctactaaaaatacaaaaattagccaggtgtggtggcgggtgcctgtaatcccagctactcgggaggctgaggcaggagaatccactggacccaggaggtggaggttgcagtgagtggagatcacgccactgcgctccagcctaggtgacagaacgagactccgtttcaataaataaatacataaatataaaaaataaaataaaataagaatcttatgagtcccagagagagagagagagagagacaaagctCTTCCTCACAGTAAAATCCCAGGTATAtgtgtaaaagaaaaatcattatttGGCCACCATCAGAGTAGTCATTGCTTCAGGCAAGAATCACCAATGAATGCTAAAGTAGTGAGTAaaagtttgatttaaaaaaattgcagttacagtctcaaagtatctcccgAAAAgctacttattaattacaaaaggggatcatgcctgtaatcccagcactttgggaggccaatgcaggaggattgcttaagcccaggaatccgagaccagcctgggcaacatagtgagactgtttctacaaaaaatttaaaaattagccgggcatggtgactcacacctgtagtccttgaagattacatgagcccaggagttcaaagatgcagtgaaccatgattgcgtCAATGCCCTCAAGCTTGGGTaatagggcaagaccctgtctccaaaaaaaaagaaaaaaaattacaaagggaaaaatagtaaATTTATACTGGTGAAAACTAGAAGACCACTTTAAGCAAAAGATCAATGCTAATACTAACAATTTCGAGACTAACTGAACCCTCCTTCCTCCTGATAACGCTGAGAACACAGCGTCACTTCTATGGAattcctgccaaaaatgcagAATTCAAATCTAATCACGAGGAGACATCAGATAAACCCAAATTGAAGGACATTCTTCCAAAGAACTGGTCTGTGCTCTCCCAAAACATCAAGATCATGAAAGTTAAGTGAAGATGGAGACATTGTTCCACATTGGAGGAGACTAAAAAAACCTGATAACAGAATGTATCTTGTGACCCTATGATTCCCTTTTCCTATACAAGGACACTATTGACATGCCCACCAGGGTGGCTAGAACCAAAAAGTCAGATAACAAGTAtttgtgaggatgtggagcaatggaAACCTCATACTATGCTGGTAgcaatgtaaaaaaagaaaaaaaacgtcCTTGCTCTTAGGATATTCATACTGAAGTATTTAGTTAAAAGGGTGTCATATCTGCAACCACTaacaaataattcagaaaaatcaCTGTATATCattcagaaaaattatatatatgtaaattacatatgtatatacatggggAGAAAGAaacggacagagacagagagagagcaaatATGTTATCATTATAAGGCTTGGCATTTTTGTCAGTCCCATAAGTGAAAAATAGTATatcattgtttttaatttgcatctctttAATTATGGAGAGCTCATCTAAAACACCCCAGAAACCACAACCTAGAATGaccacagacatttattgagtgtccacCCTTTACTAAGCTCCAGTGATAAAAATATGAAGCACAACATCTGGTAGATGTAAAATGGTATTatatctcactgttgttttaattttacatttcccTGAGCAGTAAAGAGATTGGgttatcttttcatatattatacatattgacCATTTTAGGTTTCTTCTGCTGTGAATTACCTATTTGTACCCAATGTCTATTGCCAAGTGTATTGTTTGTCCTCTTCGGATTTGTAGATGTTCGTTATATATCCTAAAACCTAGATCCTACTTCTTTGTGACACAGGTCAAAAGCCTAGATGGAAACAATCAAGTCCGCAAAGCCCAGGAGCACATGTGGTAAGAATCTTCCAGTTTTAAATGCCAAGTCTTGCAATTGAGGGAAGTATTTCTGGTAGGTGCTGTGGGTCGTTGTTGACTCAACTTGAGTGGGTTTgacaactgagaaaaaaattaaaatgaaatttaattcaTAAAATGTATGTCCTGTATTCTGCTGTTAAGGAAAAGAATTGATATTTGTGCATCTGGTCTAAGCTATTAttccttatatatacatattcttaccgtattaaatgttttttgtttgtaataCATGAATACTAATTTATGAGCTAGAACTCCACTTAACTTCATGTTAAAATAGagagaaaatatacatttctctTCAATTACCATTGGTGTTTCCCAGCAAAAACCTGCCAAGCCCACTCTTTTGTTTAACAGAAAAAGACAATGGAGACGGGTGAGTGAACATGACTTGCCCAGCTCCATACAGGCCATTGTTAATCTGATTAAAATCTGTTTCAGTTGGCTGCCCAGGTCAGGGTGGAGTCCAGTTTGACCTgggcttccttctcccttccacgTCACAGCTAAGCATGTAGTGCAGTAAGTGCCCAGTAAGTGCTCTTTTGGAAAAATAGGCCCTTCATCAGCCTAGGTACAAAGGGGAATGCCTAGAAACTGCAGCAGTAGGGTAGGTAGAAGGCGGGTGCTACATAAATCTTTAGTGTTGGtgcagatagaggtgcggatggGGCCAGTGTAAgcgctttcttttttattttatttatttatttatttagaggagtttcgctcttgtttatttatttatttattttggacaaggagttttgctcttgtcacccaggctggagtgcaatggcgtgatctcggctcactgcaacctccgtctcctgggctcaagtgattctcctgcctcagcctccggagtagctgggattacaggcgcccagctaatttttttgtatttttagtagagacagggtttcgccatattggccagcctggtctcaaaactcatgacctcaggtgatccatccgcctcggcctcccaaagtgctgggttacaggtgtgagccaccacgcccagtctttatttatttattttgagacggagtttcgctcttgtagcccacaatgacgcgatcttggctcactgcaacctctgcctcctgattctgattctcctgctttagcctcccgagtagctgggattacaagcgtgcgccaccacgcctggctaatttttgtatttttagtagagacggggtttcgccatgttggccaggctggtctcgaactcctgacctcaagcgatcctcctacccttggcctcccgaagtgctgggtttataggcgtgagccaccgagcctggcccttAAGAGCTTTATAAATGCCCCCCTTTTAAGTGCTCGGTACTAGCCTCCCTCTAGTTCACAGAGAACATTTACTAGTCGCTGGGGTCACCTTCGAAGCAAAGAGTCTGCTGGGGAATTAAGCATGCAAATCACTTCTCAACGACGACACGCCAAGTGCTCACAGCTCGTCCCCAGGGGAAGCACAGGCGCCTAATTTGTGTTCCTAGGTGACACAGTCATTACTTATAAATGTTCCTGGCCGGTCCCAGGAGGTGGAAGGGTTGGGAGTTACTTCGGTTCTCTCaaaggctggggaaggagagatCTCGGtttgttttcccatctgtgaaacgGGGACACCACGGTATTTAGAGGACGTGCGCGGGTGACTATTTGGGGGTGCAGcggcttccctcctccctcccccatcttTCCCTTCTCACTTCCAAGGCTTGGAAATTTGGAGATTCGGAAGTTTGTTCTTGGATGGCCAGAAATCCTCCGGACGCAGACGGTCTGGGGCTGAAACCGCCACAGGCCGGAAAGGTGCGAGCGTGAACGTCCTGCGCGCCGACGTCCCCCCGCGCCGGTCTCCCCTCAATCCTCCTGCTCCCCTCCTCCGCGTCCCCGTCCCCGCCCCCCTCCTGCTCTCCCATTGGCCGAGCCGGCGGCCGGGCCGCCCCGGGATTTAAAGGGCCCGCTCGCCGCGCCGCTCTGGGAGCCGCTGCTGGTCCCGGCCTTGCGGCCTGCGGGGGAGGCTGCCCGGAGGAggcagcggcggcggcagcgCGTCCTCGGTCCCCAGGACCACGGCTTCTTTCCTGCCAGGTAGGTCGCCAGTAGTGCGCACGCGGCTCCCCAGCTCCCATCCCTGAGCCGGCCTCCCCAGGCGGATCTGTAGCGCGAGTGCTAGGACCCCCTCCCCATCACCTTTCCGACTCTCCCTCAGGCTATGtctcctaccaccaccaccttgCAGCCCCCGGACCTGGGCAGGACTTTGTTGGCGGCCTCTCGCCGGGTGGGGATGAGATGGGGGGCGCGGAGGATACAGGACACCCCCCCGCCCCGCGCCGCCGCATCCATACAAGGAGAGATGCACACGGCCCCCAAGTGTCACAGAATCCCCCTCTCTGCCCTCCACTCAGAGCGACTCTACCTTGGAAACCAGGGATTCCCCTTCCCGTCGCCCGCCCCATTTGATATATGGGCCTGAAATGTATGCCATCCCATCACCATCGGACTGGACTGTTCACAGCACTGGAGAGACAGAGGTCCTTCATTCACTCCAGGTCACAGGCTGTGCGTGTGCATGCCGAACACCCATATGCACACAGTTGGTGGCTCAGTCTGATGTACCTGACTTCTCACGCCTTCCCCCAGTCCTCCAGTACCGTGCCTCTACATGGGCTGGGCAGCCCCAAACTGAAATGTGAGTGCCAGAGTGCATCCTTTAAGCGAGGTCTGCCCCACGGACACCCGCTCCCTCTGTGTCCCTGCTTTGACAGATCTATCCATCTGGCCATCCATCCGTGGGGGTCTGCAATGGCCACCTTTAGCCGCCAGGAATTTTTCCAGCAGCTACTGCGAGGCTGTCTCCTGCCTACTGCCCAGCAGGGCCTTGACCAGATCTGGCTGCTCCTTGCCATCTGCCTCGCCTGCCGCCTCCTCTGGAGGCTCGGTAAGTGCCTGCCATaccgtgtgccaccatgccaggccatatCAGACCTCCCACATTCATCCATATCGAGCCACACCTTACCCTGTCACATCCTGCCAGGCCCTAGCATGTCCAAGCTGGACCCCAACATGTTCAGCCCCACCACATCCCACCAGGCCAAACCCCATTCCACCATACCACATCCTACTATGCCAGCCACCCCATGCCATGCCACACTGAGCCACATCCTGCCATGCCAAGCCATGCCCTTCAGTATTCCTGAGTTCTGGGATTCCAGAAAACTGAGATTCTTGGATCTTGGGATTCTGAAATGTCTACATCCCAAGGTTATAAGACATTGGCATGCTGATGTCACAGGGTTATGGAATCCCAAAGTACCATGATTACAGCGTTTGGAGATTCTGACAATTTGAAATTCTCACATTCTAGACTTCTAAAATGTTGGCGTTGTGGATTTCTATAATCAGGGCATGATGCGATTTCTGGATTCTAGGATTCTGAAATGTTTCCACAGTCATAGCAGGCCTGTATCTTAATGAAAGATTCCAAGTCCCCAAGATTCCTATAGGAGGCGGAGATTTCTGGAAATCTGAGATCCGAAGGTtctacactttcttttttctttcttttttaattttaaatggatGTTCTATTTTTCCCCaggtttattattttgaaatttttcaaagctACTGAAATGTTGAAAAAATAGTACAGTGAGCACCCACGTATGCATCACCAGATTCTCTAACTGTCAACATCTTGCCACGTTAGCTggctctatctatctatctatctatctatccatctatctatctatctatctatctatctatctatctatctatccatctatctatcatcttccTGAATTGCCTGAATAACCTGCTGACATCATGACACTGTACCCCACATCCTTCAGTGTGTGGCCCCTGAGAACAAGGACATCATCTCCCACAACCACATCCTCCACCATCACCCCACAAGACATTGAATCTGGATACAATAATGTTATCCTATATAAATTGATATTTGAATTTCTTCCAAGGTCCCCCAAATGCCCTTTAtagatgtttcttttctttaaaccCAGGCCCTGCCACCCTCTCCAGCTCCCCAATACCTGCTTTGGGCCCCTCCAAtcccactacattccagcctgaagGCCTTTGCCCTGGCTACGCCCTCTACCCAGGTCATCGTCCCCTTCCTACTAGCCCACCAACCTTCTCTTTCttgttctccctctctccctccctccctcccttcctcccactccctctctttctctctctttctcgttctctctctccctttctttctccctttcaccCAAAGGGTTGCCATCCTACCTGAAGCATGCAAGCACCGTGGCAGGCGGGTTCTTCAGCCTCTACCACTTCTTCCAGCTGCACATGGTTTGGGTCGTGCTGCTCAGCCTCCTGTGCTACCTCGTGCTGTTCCTCTGCCGACATTCCTCCCATCGAGGCGTCTTCCTATCCGTCACCATCCTCATCTACCTACTCATGGGGTATGAGTATGCATCCTTATCCTCACACTGTTGGCTGAAGTGCATGGGTGGGTCCCCAGGCCCCAGATGAAGTTGTCCAAGACAGGGAGGGTGGTGAGATTCCCTGGAGAAAGAAGGGAGTCTGGGAGAATCATTTGCCTATGAGGAGACATAGAACAGGTAGGACGTGGAGTGTCCCTGGAGAAGGGAATCTGGGAGATTTGTCCTTTCACAGGACTGTAAGGGACAGGTTGGGCATGGGCTCCCCCTGGAGGAGGGAGCCTGGGAGAATTTTTCCGCCATGAGACTGTTGTAGAACAGGAGGAGGCAGAACCCTCTGGGCACCTTGGACCCCCTTCCCCTGTCCCCCGTGGTCTCAGAGGCCATGAGTGTCATGGGACCAAGACCAGCACCTTTTTCCTCAGTGAGATGCACATGGTAGACACCGTGACATGGCACAAGATGCGAGGTAGGTAGCCCTGCCCCTCTCACCTGCCCAACCCCCCTGCCCCACTCCTCGTCTCCTAACTGCCCCCACCCTGTGCCTTTCCTCCCCTGCTTTTCTCCCTCACCTTCCCACCCCACTGGACGTGCAGACCTCACATTACTCTCGGGTCCGTGTCTCTTTCCACCGTGCATTTTCCCGAAGTCTGTCTGTCTCGTGTCATGTATGTGCCTGACTCTCTGGAGTAAGGGCATCTATCTGTCCTGGGCTTCCTTGCCCACCTGCCTATCTGTCCCATGCCCACCTATCCATCCTTGTGCCCGCTTTTCCTACCACATCTCACCTGGTGCACCTCCTCCTTGCCATGCTGATCTGCTCTCTGCCCATCCACTTGACCATGGGCACCACACATAGGGGCACAGATGATTGTGGCCATGAAGGCAGTGTCTCTGGGCTTCGACCTGGACCGGGGCGAGGTGGGTACGGTGCCCTCGCCGGTGGAGTTCATGGGCTACCTCTACTTCGTGGGCACCATCGTCTTCGGGCCCTGGATATCCTTCCACAGCTACCTACAAGCTGTCCAAGGCCGCCCACTGGTGAGGTCCTGAGTGGATGGGTGGGCAGGGACTGTGGGAGCCACCCTGGGGCAGCACTCATGGAGTGCTTGATCCCTACAGAGCTGCCGATGGCTGCAGAAGGTGGCCCGGAGCCTGGCACTGGCCCTGCTGTGCCTTGTGCTGTCCACTTGCGTGGGCCCCTACCTCTTCCCGTACTTCATCCCCCTCGACGGTGACCGCCTCCTTCGCAAGTGAGCACAGCCTTCGAGGCCCCTGCCCAGCAATGAGGGGGTTGGGTAGGGACCCGCGGTTTCCCCAGTTCTGAGCCTGTCTCTTAAtgcttctttctgtcttctgttaCTACAGCAAGAAACGCAAAGCCAGGTAAATGAGGGCAGGTGTGAGGGCACGTGGAGTGGGGCTGACATGAGTGGGGGCAGAGCCCATGACCAATGGGTTCTGTGTGTCCAAGTGTGTCTGACCGTCAACTCCATGACTAGACAGAGactgtggctggctggctggctgcccAAGCTTGGCTCTGTGACTCTGTTTGACTGACACTCCAACACATACTGTCTCTGGCTGTCCATCTGTTCAGCTGTCTCGCTGTTAGAAGCAAGTCATATTAACTGTCATGGAGAGTGACAAGTATGTGTTGGTTGGGTGACTTTAACCTGTCAGTGACTCTGTCTAGGGATATGTATGATGTATGTTTGTCTATTGGCCACTGACCCCCGAATGTAAGCCTGTGAGTGGCTGTCTGGCTGTGCCATCATCAGTGATAGGGTATGTGGCTGTCATTGGATAAGATAAATCTGTGTTCAAGATTCTGACTTTTTGTAGCTTTGGCCAGGAATGGGTCTGACTGTGGCATGTCATATGCCTGTCTGTGGAGTTCATGGACTACCTCTGCCTGTGTGTCTGCCTTCCCTGATGGCTTGGTGTTGTCTAGCTGAGGGGTTGTACCCGACTCTGGTCTGTGCCTGTCTGCAGGACTGACTGCCTCTAGTTTGACTATAGGGTTTGATCTGGCTCTTTGGTTGTATGGCCCCTCCCCTACTCCCTGGCTGCTGATTAGGTCTAATGCCGAATGAGTCTCCAAAAGGTCAAGTGACTTGACCAGTGTCACCCAGCTAAGCAGCCAGGCATGAATCCCAGGCCTAACTTCAGAACCTATGCTTTTTCCAACGCAGGATGCTGCCTGTTTTTGACCATGTCTGATTACAACTAGtagggggggtgtgtgtgtgcacagcagGGTGTTTGATGGTCTCTGTGCCCAGCTCAGGGATTTTTGGCTGTCCTGTAGTCGCTGAGTCAGGTTAGAGCATTGCAAGGCTGGGAGTCTGATAAGATTTGTGTCTGGCTATTAGAGGGTGCAGGTCTGTGAAGTCGGGCCTCTGATGGTGGCTGGCTTTGGCCGTCTGGCCATGTGAGCCTGCAGGGCCATGCCATATTATAGGACAGCTCATGCATCCATTTGAGCCACATAAGACTAACTGCCTGAGGGTGGATGTCTGTGTGTGACTATCATAGTTCACCTTTTTTGCGGCTACATTTCGTCTGTCTTGTCTGAACAATTCAGACCAGCCTCCAGGGCCTCTCtgactctcttttctttcttctctgctgcCTTCCTGACCCCTGGGGGCCCTAGGGGCACCATGGTAAGGTGAGTCTACAGAGCGGGGCCCAGGATGCTGACATGTGGTGGGGTATCATGTTGGGACCTGAACGTG
The Gorilla gorilla gorilla isolate KB3781 chromosome X, NHGRI_mGorGor1-v2.1_pri, whole genome shotgun sequence genome window above contains:
- the PORCN gene encoding protein-serine O-palmitoleoyltransferase porcupine isoform X12; the protein is MATFSRQEFFQQLLRGCLLPTAQQGLDQIWLLLAICLACRLLWRLGLPSYLKHASTVAGGFFSLYHFFQLHMVWVVLLSLLCYLVLFLCRHSSHRGVFLSVTILIYLLMGEMHMVDTVTWHKMRGAQMIVAMKAVSLGFDLDRGEVGTVPSPVEFMGYLYFVGTIVFGPWISFHSYLQAVQGRPLSCRWLQKVARSLALALLCLVLSTCVGPYLFPYFIPLDGDRLLRKWLRAYESAVSFHFSNYFVGFLSEATATLAGAGFTEEKDHLEWDLTVSKPLNVELPRSMVEVVTSWNLPMSYWLNNYVFKNALRLGTFSAVLVTYAASALLHGFSFHLAAVLLSLAFITYVEHVLRKRLARILSACVLSKRCPPDCSHQHRLGLGVRALNLLFGALAIFHLAYLGSLFDVDVDDTTEEQGYGMAYTVHKWSELSWASHWVTFGCWIFYRLIG
- the PORCN gene encoding protein-serine O-palmitoleoyltransferase porcupine isoform X4, which produces MYLTSHAFPQSSSTVPLHGLGSPKLKCECQSASFKRGLPHGHPLPLCPCFDRSIHLAIHPWGSAMATFSRQEFFQQLLRGCLLPTAQQGLDQIWLLLAICLACRLLWRLGLPSYLKHASTVAGGFFSLYHFFQLHMVWVVLLSLLCYLVLFLCRHSSHRGVFLSVTILIYLLMGEMHMVDTVTWHKMRGAQMIVAMKAVSLGFDLDRGEVGTVPSPVEFMGYLYFVGTIVFGPWISFHSYLQAVQGRPLSCRWLQKVARSLALALLCLVLSTCVGPYLFPYFIPLDGDRLLRNKKRKARGTMVRWLRAYESAVSFHFSNYFVGFLSEATATLAGAGFTEEKDHLEWDLTVSKPLNVELPRSMVEVVTSWNLPMSYWLNNYVFKNALRLGTFSAVLVTYAASALLHGFSFHLAAVLLSLAFITYVEHVLRKRLARILSACVLSKRCPPDCSHQHRLGLGVRALNLLFGALAIFHLAYLGSLFDVDVDDTTEEQGYGMAYTVHKWSELSWASHWVTFGCWIFYRLIG
- the PORCN gene encoding protein-serine O-palmitoleoyltransferase porcupine isoform X5; translated protein: MYLTSHAFPQSSSTVPLHGLGSPKLKCECQSASFKRGLPHGHPLPLCPCFDRSIHLAIHPWGSAMATFSRQEFFQQLLRGCLLPTAQQGLDQIWLLLAICLACRLLWRLGLPSYLKHASTVAGGFFSLYHFFQLHMVWVVLLSLLCYLVLFLCRHSSHRGVFLSVTILIYLLMGEMHMVDTVTWHKMRGAQMIVAMKAVSLGFDLDRGEVGTVPSPVEFMGYLYFVGTIVFGPWISFHSYLQAVQGRPLSCRWLQKVARSLALALLCLVLSTCVGPYLFPYFIPLDGDRLLRKWLRAYESAVSFHFSNYFVGFLSEATATLAGAGFTEEKDHLEWDLTVSKPLNVELPRSMVEVVTSWNLPMSYWLNNYVFKNALRLGTFSAVLVTYAASALLHGFSFHLAAVLLSLAFITYVEHVLRKRLARILSACVLSKRCPPDCSHQHRLGLGVRALNLLFGALAIFHLAYLGSLFDVDVDDTTEEQGYGMAYTVHKWSELSWASHWVTFGCWIFYRLIG
- the PORCN gene encoding protein-serine O-palmitoleoyltransferase porcupine isoform X2, whose amino-acid sequence is MYAIPSPSDWTVHSTGETEVLHSLQVTGCACACRTPICTQLVAQSDVPDFSRLPPVLQYRASTWAGQPQTEISIHLAIHPWGSAMATFSRQEFFQQLLRGCLLPTAQQGLDQIWLLLAICLACRLLWRLGLPSYLKHASTVAGGFFSLYHFFQLHMVWVVLLSLLCYLVLFLCRHSSHRGVFLSVTILIYLLMGEMHMVDTVTWHKMRGAQMIVAMKAVSLGFDLDRGEVGTVPSPVEFMGYLYFVGTIVFGPWISFHSYLQAVQGRPLSCRWLQKVARSLALALLCLVLSTCVGPYLFPYFIPLDGDRLLRNKKRKARWLRAYESAVSFHFSNYFVGFLSEATATLAGAGFTEEKDHLEWDLTVSKPLNVELPRSMVEVVTSWNLPMSYWLNNYVFKNALRLGTFSAVLVTYAASALLHGFSFHLAAVLLSLAFITYVEHVLRKRLARILSACVLSKRCPPDCSHQHRLGLGVRALNLLFGALAIFHLAYLGSLFDVDVDDTTEEQGYGMAYTVHKWSELSWASHWVTFGCWIFYRLIG
- the PORCN gene encoding protein-serine O-palmitoleoyltransferase porcupine isoform X9, which gives rise to MYLTSHAFPQSSSTVPLHGLGSPKLKYLSIWPSIRGGLQWPPLAARNFSSSYCEAVSCLLPSRALTRSGCSLPSASPAASSGGSLHMVWVVLLSLLCYLVLFLCRHSSHRGVFLSVTILIYLLMGEMHMVDTVTWHKMRGAQMIVAMKAVSLGFDLDRGEVGTVPSPVEFMGYLYFVGTIVFGPWISFHSYLQAVQGRPLSCRWLQKVARSLALALLCLVLSTCVGPYLFPYFIPLDGDRLLRKWLRAYESAVSFHFSNYFVGFLSEATATLAGAGFTEEKDHLEWDLTVSKPLNVELPRSMVEVVTSWNLPMSYWLNNYVFKNALRLGTFSAVLVTYAASALLHGFSFHLAAVLLSLAFITYVEHVLRKRLARILSACVLSKRCPPDCSHQHRLGLGVRALNLLFGALAIFHLAYLGSLFDVDVDDTTEEQGYGMAYTVHKWSELSWASHWVTFGCWIFYRLIG
- the PORCN gene encoding protein-serine O-palmitoleoyltransferase porcupine isoform X10, producing MATFSRQEFFQQLLRGCLLPTAQQGLDQIWLLLAICLACRLLWRLGLPSYLKHASTVAGGFFSLYHFFQLHMVWVVLLSLLCYLVLFLCRHSSHRGVFLSVTILIYLLMGEMHMVDTVTWHKMRGAQMIVAMKAVSLGFDLDRGEVGTVPSPVEFMGYLYFVGTIVFGPWISFHSYLQAVQGRPLSCRWLQKVARSLALALLCLVLSTCVGPYLFPYFIPLDGDRLLRNKKRKARGTMVRWLRAYESAVSFHFSNYFVGFLSEATATLAGAGFTEEKDHLEWDLTVSKPLNVELPRSMVEVVTSWNLPMSYWLNNYVFKNALRLGTFSAVLVTYAASALLHGFSFHLAAVLLSLAFITYVEHVLRKRLARILSACVLSKRCPPDCSHQHRLGLGVRALNLLFGALAIFHLAYLGSLFDVDVDDTTEEQGYGMAYTVHKWSELSWASHWVTFGCWIFYRLIG